A genomic window from Blattabacterium cuenoti includes:
- a CDS encoding LemA family protein: MKKNFLITISIIIFIFFWITGIYNQLVNLNENIKKQWSQVENVYQRRADLIPNLVKTVKGSADFETNTLNKVIEARAKATSIRIDTNDLNQNKINKFQNAQENFNNSINRLLFIVENYPNIKSTQNFYELQNQLEGTENRINIERNRFNDQVNCFNSYRNKFPKIIIANFFSKFQEKGYFQSKKGTENAPIIDFSK; encoded by the coding sequence ATGAAAAAAAATTTTTTAATCACAATTTCTATTATTATTTTTATATTTTTTTGGATTACCGGGATCTATAATCAATTAGTAAATTTAAACGAAAATATAAAAAAACAATGGAGTCAAGTAGAAAATGTTTATCAACGTAGAGCAGATTTAATTCCAAATTTAGTAAAAACAGTAAAAGGGTCTGCTGATTTTGAAACAAATACTTTAAATAAAGTAATAGAAGCAAGAGCGAAAGCAACTTCTATTAGAATAGATACAAATGATTTAAATCAAAATAAAATAAATAAATTTCAAAATGCACAAGAAAATTTTAATAATTCTATTAATCGATTATTATTTATTGTAGAAAATTATCCAAATATTAAATCTACTCAAAATTTTTATGAATTACAAAATCAATTAGAAGGAACGGAAAATCGTATTAATATAGAAAGAAATCGTTTTAATGATCAAGTAAACTGTTTTAATAGTTATAGAAATAAATTTCCAAAAATAATTATAGCAAATTTTTTTTCTAAATTTCAAGAAAAAGGATATTTTCAATCTAAAAAAGGAACAGAAAATGCTCCTATAATAGATTTTTCTAAATAA
- a CDS encoding TPM domain-containing protein, with translation MKDLIKKNLKLLLILFFFIPNLIKGQFNIPQYSKKIYPINDYAGILSNIQIKELNKKLIQYYKTTSTEILVAIIKDLYGEDPNLLASQWGEKWHIGQKYKNNGIIILLSIKDKKISIQNGYGIEPYITDYLTKHILQNIKPLLKKKLYYESINFSIKTIFKFLKNHFKNKKKHHQNSFLKWNFLIIFSLFLIFFLFYSLEIDAPLLLNTLFLTDFLFKKKYFQENEDNFDGFGGGGNFGGGGSSENWD, from the coding sequence ATGAAAGATTTGATAAAAAAAAATTTAAAATTATTATTAATTTTATTTTTTTTTATTCCAAATTTAATAAAAGGACAATTTAATATTCCTCAATATTCAAAAAAAATATATCCAATTAATGATTATGCAGGAATATTATCTAATATTCAAATTAAAGAATTAAATAAAAAACTTATTCAATATTATAAAACTACTTCGACAGAAATATTAGTTGCTATAATTAAAGATCTTTATGGAGAAGACCCAAATTTATTAGCTTCTCAATGGGGGGAAAAATGGCATATTGGTCAAAAATATAAAAATAATGGAATTATTATTTTATTATCTATTAAAGATAAAAAAATATCCATCCAAAATGGATACGGGATTGAACCATATATTACTGATTATTTAACTAAACACATTTTACAAAATATAAAACCTTTATTAAAAAAAAAATTATATTATGAATCAATAAACTTTAGTATTAAAACAATATTTAAATTTTTAAAAAATCATTTTAAAAATAAAAAAAAACATCATCAAAATTCTTTTTTAAAATGGAATTTTTTAATTATTTTTAGTTTGTTTTTAATATTTTTTTTATTCTATTCTCTTGAAATAGATGCTCCATTATTGTTAAATACGTTATTTTTAACAGATTTTTTATTTAAAAAAAAATATTTTCAAGAAAACGAAGATAATTTTGATGGATTTGGAGGAGGTGGTAATTTTGGAGGTGGAGGGTCTAGTGAAAATTGGGATTAA
- a CDS encoding class I tRNA ligase family protein, which produces ESDKIVLKWFKNRFYYVLEIFDKKFKKYKFDESLIILYKLIWDDFCSWYLEIIKPIIGQLISEIVYFQTIKWFELLLKLIHPYMPFISEEIWHLLKKRTKKEALIISSWPKRKSFNKDILLSFERATKIISKIRFIRNKMNFSYKKSLVLYSMKKEKEYCSVIIKLANLSKIIHLLTEPKDSKLVTFFVGSERFFLSIQKNDFYDKIDIMNIQKKIHYFYNLLYNIRKNLSNKKYVQSVSKEIFLKEKKKESDIIKKITSLKEFLKKN; this is translated from the coding sequence GAATCAGATAAGATAGTATTGAAATGGTTTAAAAATCGTTTTTATTATGTTTTAGAAATTTTTGATAAAAAATTTAAAAAATATAAATTTGATGAATCATTGATAATTTTATATAAGTTAATTTGGGATGATTTTTGTTCCTGGTATCTTGAAATTATTAAACCTATTATAGGTCAATTAATTTCAGAAATAGTATATTTTCAAACAATTAAGTGGTTTGAATTATTATTAAAATTAATTCATCCTTATATGCCTTTTATATCAGAAGAAATTTGGCATCTTTTGAAAAAAAGAACTAAAAAAGAGGCATTAATAATTTCTTCTTGGCCTAAGAGAAAATCTTTTAATAAAGATATATTATTGTCTTTTGAAAGAGCTACTAAAATTATATCTAAAATTCGTTTTATAAGAAATAAAATGAATTTTTCTTATAAAAAAAGTTTAGTTTTATACTCTATGAAAAAAGAAAAAGAATATTGCTCTGTTATTATAAAATTAGCAAATTTATCTAAAATTATTCATCTTTTAACAGAACCTAAAGATAGTAAATTAGTTACTTTTTTTGTAGGATCAGAAAGGTTTTTTTTATCTATTCAAAAAAATGATTTTTACGATAAAATCGATATTATGAATATTCAAAAAAAAATTCATTATTTTTATAATTTATTATATAATATTCGTAAAAATTTATCTAATAAAAAATATGTACAATCTGTTTCTAAAGAAATTTTTTTAAAAGAAAAAAAAAAAGAAAGTGATATTATAAAAAAAATAACTTCTTTAAAAGAATTTTTAAAAAAAAATTAA
- a CDS encoding valine--tRNA ligase, producing the protein MDISIKYDPKFVEKKIYHYWMKGNYFSSYPDKRRSYTIIMPPPNITGKLHIGHMLNNTIQDILIRYARMNGYNSCWIPGTDHASIATEAKVVNKLKKKGLFKINIGREKFLSYVLSWSKKYQNIILNQLKQLGCSCDWNRVQFTMDKKISKSIKKIFIFLYEKGYIYRRYHVVNWDTKAKTTISDEEVIYKEIFSKLYYIKYPIQGEKNFVTIATTRPETIFGDTAVVFHPDDIRFFYLKGKKVIVPIINRIIPIIQDSYVDPHFGTGCLKITPAHDINDKKIADKYHLDIIDIFNEDATINENGLHYKGMDRFEVRKKIIKELDSLGLIVYVENFNQKIGFSERTQSIIEQKLSLQWFLKMKKIAIQAIDSVKNGKIKFYPSKFKKSYFQWMDNIRDWNISRQLWWGHRIPVYYYGKGIYDFVVAENLEEALKKAKIKSNNPNLNNLWKDSDVLDTWFSSWILPISAFNGINCPNNNEITYYYPTIDLVTGSDILFFWIARMIMAGFFFQKKRPFKNVYFTGILRDYKHQKISKSLNNSPNIINLIKKYGADSVRIGIMLRSSLGKDFQFKENICLQGRNFTNKIWNAFRLIRSWSFEKKSKYLSESDKIVLKWFKNRFYYVLEIFDKKFKKYKFDESLIILYKLIWDDFCSWYLEIIKPIIGQLISEIVYFQTIKWFELLLKLIHPYMPFISEEIWHLLKKRTKKEALIISSWPKRKSFNKDILLSFERATKIISKIRFIRNKMNFSYKKSLVLYSMKKEKEYCSVIIKLANLSKIIHLLTEPKDSKLVTFFVGSERFFLSIQK; encoded by the coding sequence ATGGATATCTCAATTAAGTATGATCCAAAATTTGTAGAAAAAAAAATATATCATTATTGGATGAAGGGAAATTATTTTTCTTCTTATCCAGATAAAAGACGTTCTTATACTATTATAATGCCACCTCCAAATATTACTGGAAAATTACATATAGGACATATGTTAAATAATACGATACAGGATATATTGATTAGATATGCTAGAATGAATGGATATAATTCCTGTTGGATTCCAGGTACAGATCATGCTTCTATTGCTACAGAAGCAAAAGTAGTAAATAAATTAAAAAAAAAAGGTTTATTTAAAATAAATATAGGAAGAGAAAAGTTTTTATCTTATGTTTTATCTTGGTCTAAAAAATATCAAAATATTATTTTAAATCAATTAAAACAATTGGGTTGTTCTTGTGATTGGAATCGTGTTCAATTTACAATGGATAAAAAAATATCTAAATCTATTAAAAAAATTTTTATATTTTTATATGAAAAAGGATATATCTATAGAAGGTATCATGTTGTAAATTGGGATACAAAAGCAAAAACTACTATTTCTGATGAAGAAGTAATATATAAAGAAATTTTTTCAAAACTTTATTATATTAAATATCCAATACAAGGAGAAAAAAATTTTGTAACTATTGCAACTACACGTCCTGAAACAATATTTGGAGATACTGCTGTTGTTTTTCATCCAGATGATATACGTTTCTTTTATTTAAAAGGAAAAAAAGTTATAGTTCCCATTATTAATAGAATTATTCCTATTATTCAAGATTCATATGTTGATCCTCATTTTGGAACAGGTTGTTTAAAAATTACTCCAGCTCATGATATAAATGATAAAAAAATTGCGGATAAATATCATTTAGATATTATTGATATTTTTAATGAAGATGCGACTATAAATGAAAATGGGCTTCATTATAAAGGAATGGATCGTTTCGAAGTAAGAAAAAAAATAATTAAAGAATTAGATTCATTAGGATTAATTGTTTATGTAGAAAATTTTAATCAAAAAATAGGATTTTCTGAAAGAACTCAATCGATCATAGAACAAAAATTATCTCTTCAATGGTTTTTAAAAATGAAAAAAATAGCCATTCAAGCTATAGATTCAGTAAAAAATGGAAAAATTAAATTTTATCCTAGTAAATTTAAAAAAAGTTATTTTCAGTGGATGGACAATATTAGAGATTGGAATATTTCTAGACAATTATGGTGGGGGCATCGTATTCCTGTTTATTATTATGGCAAAGGAATTTATGATTTTGTAGTTGCTGAAAATTTAGAAGAAGCTTTAAAAAAAGCAAAAATAAAAAGTAATAACCCAAATTTAAATAATCTTTGGAAAGATTCAGATGTTTTAGATACTTGGTTTTCTTCATGGATATTACCTATATCTGCTTTTAATGGAATTAATTGTCCTAACAATAATGAAATTACTTATTATTATCCTACTATAGATTTAGTAACAGGATCAGATATCTTATTTTTTTGGATAGCACGTATGATTATGGCTGGATTTTTTTTTCAAAAAAAAAGACCATTTAAAAATGTTTATTTTACAGGAATTTTAAGAGATTATAAACATCAAAAAATATCTAAATCTTTAAATAATTCTCCTAATATTATTAATTTAATTAAAAAATATGGAGCTGATTCTGTTAGAATAGGAATTATGTTAAGATCTAGTTTAGGAAAGGATTTTCAATTTAAAGAAAATATATGTTTACAAGGAAGAAATTTTACTAATAAAATATGGAATGCTTTTCGTTTGATTAGAAGTTGGAGTTTTGAAAAAAAGTCAAAATATTTATCTGAATCAGATAAGATAGTATTGAAATGGTTTAAAAATCGTTTTTATTATGTTTTAGAAATTTTTGATAAAAAATTTAAAAAATATAAATTTGATGAATCATTGATAATTTTATATAAGTTAATTTGGGATGATTTTTGTTCCTGGTATCTTGAAATTATTAAACCTATTATAGGTCAATTAATTTCAGAAATAGTATATTTTCAAACAATTAAGTGGTTTGAATTATTATTAAAATTAATTCATCCTTATATGCCTTTTATATCAGAAGAAATTTGGCATCTTTTGAAAAAAAGAACTAAAAAAGAGGCATTAATAATTTCTTCTTGGCCTAAGAGAAAATCTTTTAATAAAGATATATTATTGTCTTTTGAAAGAGCTACTAAAATTATATCTAAAATTCGTTTTATAAGAAATAAAATGAATTTTTCTTATAAAAAAAGTTTAGTTTTATACTCTATGAAAAAAGAAAAAGAATATTGCTCTGTTATTATAAAATTAGCAAATTTATCTAAAATTATTCATCTTTTAACAGAACCTAAAGATAGTAAATTAGTTACTTTTTTTGTAGGATCAGAAAGGTTTTTTTTATCTATTCAAAAA
- a CDS encoding dihydrofolate reductase produces the protein MKIIFISAISNNGYIGKNNQLMWHLPNDLKRFKKMTIGESVLMGRKTFESIGKILPYRKNIILTNKKKTYFSFLKENEKNFKIISSVKEIKNFNYKKIFIIGGEKTYTSILNKAHILELTIVHKKFYGDAKFPKFNIKNWKKIYEYFYKKDKNHLYNYSFIRYERKNLSLSSI, from the coding sequence ATGAAAATTATATTTATTTCGGCTATTTCTAATAATGGGTATATAGGAAAAAATAATCAATTAATGTGGCATTTACCTAATGATTTAAAACGTTTCAAAAAAATGACTATAGGAGAATCTGTACTTATGGGGAGAAAAACTTTTGAATCCATTGGAAAAATACTTCCATATAGAAAAAATATTATTTTAACAAATAAAAAAAAAACATATTTTTCTTTTTTAAAAGAAAATGAAAAAAATTTTAAAATTATTTCTTCTGTAAAAGAGATAAAAAATTTTAATTATAAAAAAATATTTATTATAGGTGGAGAAAAAACATATACTTCTATTTTAAATAAAGCTCATATACTAGAATTAACTATTGTACATAAAAAATTTTACGGAGATGCAAAATTTCCAAAGTTTAATATTAAAAATTGGAAAAAAATATATGAATACTTTTATAAAAAAGATAAAAATCATTTATATAATTACAGTTTTATCCGATATGAAAGAAAAAATTTATCATTATCTTCTATCTAA
- a CDS encoding bifunctional nuclease family protein: MEKLIRLAIRGISLSQIQSGIYVLLLEEEYGKIKLPIIIESLQAQSIASALGKKDTSRFFTHDLFLTLAKVFHIKLKYVVIYKLVNGIFFSYILVEGKNKEHKIDAKTSDAVALAVRFKSPIYTTKEIFDKAGIDFENGYSKEYEKNNKEELIIENYIPFFQKKNTPKNLEKMTEKDLNTLLNHAVVNECYELAARIKKELDRR, from the coding sequence ATGGAAAAACTTATCAGATTAGCTATCCGTGGAATATCCTTAAGTCAAATACAATCTGGGATATATGTTTTATTATTGGAAGAAGAATATGGAAAAATTAAACTTCCTATTATTATAGAAAGTTTACAAGCTCAATCGATTGCTTCTGCTTTAGGAAAAAAAGATACATCTAGATTTTTTACACATGATTTGTTTTTAACTTTAGCTAAAGTATTTCATATTAAATTAAAATACGTTGTCATTTATAAATTAGTAAATGGAATATTTTTTTCATATATTTTAGTTGAAGGGAAAAATAAAGAACATAAAATAGATGCAAAAACATCAGATGCAGTTGCTTTAGCAGTAAGATTTAAATCTCCTATTTATACTACTAAAGAAATATTTGATAAAGCTGGAATTGATTTTGAAAATGGATATTCTAAAGAATATGAAAAAAATAATAAAGAGGAATTAATTATAGAAAATTATATTCCTTTTTTTCAAAAAAAAAATACTCCTAAAAATTTAGAAAAAATGACAGAAAAAGATCTCAATACATTATTAAATCATGCTGTAGTAAATGAATGTTATGAGCTTGCTGCACGTATAAAAAAAGAATTAGATAGAAGATAA
- a CDS encoding pyruvate dehydrogenase complex E1 component subunit beta — protein sequence MKKMTFREVIAEAMSEEMRRDDSIFLMGEEVAQYNGAYKASKGMLEEFGPKRIIDTPISELGFSGIGIGSAMNGCRPIIEFMTFNFSLIAMDQIINNAAKIRYMSGGQWDIPIVFRGPTGFAGQLGATHSQSFESWYASCPGLKVVIPCNPYDAKGLLKSAIRDNNPVIFMESEQMYGDKMMIPEEEYTLPIGKADIKKKGKDISLVSFGKIMKMALNIAKKLDKENISVEVIDIQTIRPLDYESILFSVKKTNRLVILEESWPFSSISSEISFFIQKKAFDYLDAPINRITLLDTPAPYASNLIKDWFPNEKKVINAIKETLYMGV from the coding sequence ATGAAAAAAATGACTTTTCGTGAAGTTATAGCAGAAGCTATGAGTGAAGAAATGAGAAGAGATGATTCAATATTTCTTATGGGGGAAGAAGTGGCTCAATATAATGGAGCTTATAAAGCTTCTAAAGGTATGTTAGAGGAATTTGGACCAAAAAGAATTATTGATACACCTATTTCTGAATTAGGTTTTTCTGGAATAGGAATTGGTTCTGCTATGAATGGATGTCGTCCAATAATTGAATTTATGACATTTAATTTTTCTTTAATAGCAATGGATCAAATTATTAATAATGCAGCAAAAATACGTTATATGAGTGGAGGTCAATGGGATATTCCTATTGTTTTTAGAGGTCCTACTGGATTTGCTGGACAATTAGGTGCGACTCATTCTCAATCTTTTGAAAGTTGGTATGCAAGTTGTCCTGGATTAAAAGTAGTTATTCCATGTAATCCATATGATGCTAAAGGACTTTTAAAATCAGCGATAAGAGATAATAATCCCGTTATTTTTATGGAATCTGAACAAATGTATGGAGATAAAATGATGATACCAGAAGAAGAATATACTCTTCCTATTGGAAAAGCAGATATTAAAAAAAAAGGAAAAGATATTAGTTTAGTATCTTTTGGAAAAATTATGAAAATGGCATTAAATATAGCTAAAAAATTAGATAAAGAAAATATAAGTGTAGAAGTAATAGATATTCAAACTATTCGTCCCTTAGATTACGAATCTATATTATTTTCAGTGAAAAAAACTAATCGTTTAGTAATTTTAGAAGAATCATGGCCTTTTTCTTCTATCTCCTCTGAAATTTCATTTTTTATACAAAAAAAAGCTTTTGATTATTTAGATGCGCCTATTAATAGAATTACTCTTCTTGATACTCCTGCACCATATGCTTCAAATTTAATTAAGGATTGGTTTCCTAATGAAAAAAAAGTAATTAATGCTATTAAAGAGACGTTATATATGGGCGTTTAA
- the metF gene encoding methylenetetrahydrofolate reductase [NAD(P)H] — MKVTEHINQSKKTLFSFEILPPLRGREIKDIFSILDPLIEFNPPFIDVTYHREEFIYVEKENGLLQRKTISRRPGTVGICSAIMNKYGIDAVPHLICGGFNKKMTENALIDLNFLGIDNVLILRGDPLKYENDFFAKKNGHKYAVELVHQVQNLNMGKYLDNTLEQKKSTLFNFCIGIAGYPEKHLESPNMERDLFFLKKKVEAGANYIVTQMFFDNKKYFTFVKKCRLKGIFVPIIPGIKPISSKKQLKSLPTRFYLNIPNQLVKKIEKAKNKKMVSQIGIEWAIQQSKELKDAGVKIIHYYTMDKPENIYQIVQAIY, encoded by the coding sequence ATGAAAGTAACGGAGCATATCAATCAATCAAAAAAAACTTTATTTTCTTTTGAAATTTTACCTCCTTTAAGAGGTCGTGAGATTAAAGATATTTTTTCTATTTTAGATCCTTTAATAGAATTTAATCCTCCTTTTATCGATGTGACATATCATCGTGAGGAATTTATTTATGTAGAAAAAGAAAATGGTCTTTTACAAAGAAAAACGATTTCAAGACGTCCAGGAACTGTTGGTATTTGTTCAGCTATTATGAATAAATATGGAATAGATGCTGTTCCACATCTTATTTGTGGAGGATTTAATAAAAAAATGACGGAAAATGCTTTAATAGATTTAAATTTTTTAGGAATAGATAATGTATTAATTCTTAGAGGTGATCCTCTAAAATATGAAAATGATTTTTTTGCAAAAAAAAATGGACATAAATATGCAGTAGAATTAGTCCATCAAGTACAAAATTTGAATATGGGAAAATATCTTGATAATACTTTAGAACAAAAAAAATCTACATTATTTAATTTTTGTATTGGAATAGCTGGATATCCAGAAAAACATTTAGAATCTCCTAATATGGAAAGAGATTTGTTTTTTTTAAAAAAAAAAGTAGAAGCAGGAGCGAACTATATTGTTACTCAAATGTTTTTTGATAATAAAAAATATTTTACTTTTGTAAAAAAATGTAGATTAAAAGGAATTTTTGTTCCTATAATACCTGGAATTAAACCTATTTCTTCTAAAAAACAATTAAAAAGTCTTCCTACTCGTTTTTATTTAAATATTCCTAATCAATTAGTTAAAAAAATTGAAAAAGCAAAAAATAAAAAAATGGTTTCTCAAATCGGAATAGAATGGGCAATACAACAATCTAAAGAATTAAAAGATGCTGGAGTGAAAATCATTCATTATTATACAATGGATAAACCAGAAAATATTTATCAAATAGTTCAAGCTATTTATTAA
- the serS gene encoding serine--tRNA ligase: MLQVSYISKNKKKILLGLKKRNFKKIYLIDEILILYKKKNKLQYSLNKILEKENTISKKISFFLKKDKNEILKINSLKKISFYLKKEKKNINFYLKEIILNLKKKLDQIPNIPDEKVKKETEKNEILFQEGCLHLKKLKKALYHWELAKKFHLFDLYLGTKICGSGFSVYMGKGAKLQRSLIQYFLDKNISSSYIEYSLPYIINENSGYSTGQIPDKEDQMYIIEKDNFYLIPTGEIPLMNCYRDHQLSYKDLPIKATTYTSCFRREAGSYGSKVRGLNRLHQFEKVEIIQITTSDTSDYYLNEMILHVKNILKSLKLPFRIIRLGGKNLGFSSSITYDFEVYSMVQKKWLEVSSISNCTNFQSNRLNLKYKNITGKMELCHTLNGSSLALPRIMAVLLENHQTDNQINIPKVLVPYTGFDNIQ; this comes from the coding sequence ATGCTTCAAGTATCTTACATAAGTAAAAATAAAAAAAAAATTTTATTAGGATTAAAAAAAAGAAATTTTAAAAAAATTTATCTAATAGATGAAATTTTAATTTTATATAAAAAAAAAAATAAATTACAATATAGTTTAAATAAAATTTTAGAAAAAGAAAATACCATATCTAAAAAAATTAGTTTTTTTTTGAAAAAAGATAAAAATGAAATTTTAAAAATTAATTCTTTAAAAAAAATTTCTTTTTATTTAAAAAAAGAAAAAAAAAATATTAATTTTTATCTTAAAGAAATTATTTTAAATTTAAAAAAAAAATTAGATCAAATTCCTAATATACCTGATGAAAAAGTAAAAAAAGAAACAGAAAAAAATGAAATTCTTTTTCAAGAAGGATGTCTCCATTTAAAAAAACTAAAAAAAGCTCTTTATCATTGGGAATTAGCTAAAAAATTTCATTTATTTGATTTATATTTAGGAACAAAAATATGTGGTTCAGGTTTTTCTGTTTATATGGGGAAAGGAGCAAAATTACAAAGAAGTTTAATTCAATATTTTTTAGATAAAAATATAAGTTCTTCATATATAGAGTATAGTTTACCTTATATAATAAATGAAAATTCTGGATATTCTACAGGACAAATTCCAGATAAAGAAGATCAAATGTATATAATAGAAAAAGATAATTTTTATCTTATTCCAACAGGAGAAATTCCTCTTATGAATTGTTATAGAGATCATCAATTATCTTATAAAGATTTACCTATAAAAGCGACTACTTATACTTCTTGTTTTAGAAGAGAAGCGGGATCTTATGGATCTAAAGTAAGAGGATTAAATAGATTACATCAATTTGAAAAAGTAGAGATTATTCAAATAACCACTTCTGATACATCCGATTATTATTTAAATGAAATGATTTTACATGTTAAAAACATTTTAAAATCTTTAAAATTACCTTTTCGAATAATTCGTTTAGGAGGAAAAAATTTAGGATTTTCATCTTCCATTACTTATGATTTTGAAGTTTATTCTATGGTACAAAAAAAATGGTTAGAAGTAAGTTCTATTTCTAATTGTACTAATTTTCAATCTAATAGATTAAATCTAAAATATAAAAATATTACAGGTAAAATGGAATTATGTCATACACTCAATGGAAGTTCTTTAGCTTTACCAAGAATTATGGCTGTTTTATTAGAAAATCATCAAACGGATAATCAAATAAATATTCCTAAAGTTTTGGTGCCTTATACAGGATTTGATAATATTCAATAA
- the rsmA gene encoding 16S rRNA (adenine(1518)-N(6)/adenine(1519)-N(6))-dimethyltransferase RsmA yields MRQFFFKKKFDQYFLKDKNIAQKIVKCLSLQNYNTIVEIGPGLGILTRYLLNSCKKVFLIEIDEKLIFFLKNHFSISNKYIINKNFLKWNPEEIHLNNFALIGNFPYSISSKILFHIIKYHQYIPECIGMFQKEVAERLISKKNKKNYGILSVLIQTFYDIKYLFTVKKNVFIPIPNVKSAVISLKRKKIICNKDLLLKCVKMAFNQRRKILKNSLKNFKNITNFLDIPFLNKRAEQLSVKEFFQLTQEIEIRK; encoded by the coding sequence ATGCGACAATTTTTTTTTAAAAAAAAATTTGATCAATATTTTTTAAAAGATAAAAATATAGCTCAAAAAATAGTAAAATGTCTTTCTTTACAAAATTATAATACAATAGTTGAAATAGGACCTGGTTTAGGTATTTTAACTCGTTATTTATTAAATTCATGTAAGAAAGTATTTTTAATAGAAATTGATGAAAAATTAATTTTTTTTCTAAAAAATCATTTTTCTATTTCTAATAAATATATTATTAATAAAAATTTTTTAAAATGGAATCCTGAAGAAATTCATCTTAATAATTTTGCTTTAATTGGAAATTTTCCTTATAGTATTTCTTCTAAAATATTATTTCATATTATAAAATATCATCAATATATCCCAGAATGTATTGGAATGTTTCAAAAAGAAGTAGCAGAACGTCTTATATCTAAAAAAAATAAAAAAAATTATGGAATTTTATCTGTTTTAATACAAACCTTTTATGATATAAAATATCTTTTTACTGTAAAAAAAAATGTATTTATTCCTATTCCAAATGTAAAATCAGCAGTTATTTCTTTAAAAAGAAAAAAAATTATTTGTAATAAAGATCTTTTATTGAAATGTGTAAAAATGGCTTTTAATCAAAGAAGAAAAATATTAAAAAATTCTTTAAAAAATTTTAAAAATATTACAAATTTTTTAGATATTCCTTTTTTAAATAAAAGAGCAGAACAATTATCTGTTAAAGAATTTTTTCAATTAACTCAAGAAATAGAAATTAGAAAATGA
- a CDS encoding bifunctional 5,10-methylenetetrahydrofolate dehydrogenase/5,10-methenyltetrahydrofolate cyclohydrolase, translating to MTKLLNGNKLAIEIRKEIAKIIDISIKKKKKPLPHLGIILSGTNSSSITYVNSKIQECKNIGILYSLIHLPENTTENKLIEEIEKMNQNPLIDGFIVQLPLQKYINTDNIILSINPKKDVDGFHPENFGKMSLNMKAFYPATALGILTILKKYKIKISGKHTVVIGRSRIVGRPISILMSRKNTIIGNSTVTLTHKNTKNIDFYTKKADIIITAVGIPYFLTGKMIKKGAIIIDVGITKIKKGKKFFLKGDVDFNSVYGKASYITPVPGGIGPMTRIMLIKNTVIAALNRI from the coding sequence ATGACAAAATTATTAAATGGAAATAAATTAGCAATTGAAATAAGAAAAGAAATTGCTAAAATAATAGATATAAGTATAAAAAAAAAAAAAAAACCTCTTCCTCATCTAGGAATTATTTTATCTGGGACTAATAGTTCTAGTATTACATATGTAAATAGCAAAATACAAGAATGTAAAAATATAGGAATATTATATTCTTTAATTCATTTACCTGAAAATACTACAGAAAATAAATTAATTGAAGAAATTGAAAAAATGAATCAAAATCCACTTATAGATGGGTTTATTGTTCAATTACCTCTTCAAAAATATATTAATACGGATAATATTATTTTATCAATTAATCCTAAAAAAGATGTAGACGGTTTTCATCCAGAAAATTTTGGAAAAATGTCTTTAAATATGAAAGCATTTTATCCTGCTACAGCTTTAGGAATATTAACTATTCTAAAAAAATATAAAATAAAAATATCTGGGAAACATACTGTCGTAATAGGAAGAAGTCGTATAGTAGGTAGACCAATTAGTATTTTAATGAGTAGAAAAAATACTATTATAGGTAATAGTACAGTAACGCTTACTCATAAAAATACTAAAAATATAGATTTTTATACAAAAAAAGCGGATATTATTATTACAGCAGTGGGAATCCCATATTTTTTAACAGGAAAAATGATTAAAAAAGGAGCTATTATTATCGATGTCGGTATTACAAAAATAAAAAAAGGAAAAAAATTTTTTTTAAAAGGTGACGTAGATTTTAATAGTGTTTATGGAAAAGCTTCTTATATTACTCCTGTTCCAGGTGGAATAGGCCCTATGACCAGGATTATGCTTATAAAGAATACAGTAATAGCTGCATTAAATAGAATTTAA